Within the Thalassophryne amazonica chromosome 19, fThaAma1.1, whole genome shotgun sequence genome, the region GACTGTCAGAGCGAGGGGTGGCCCTTGTGTCCACCACAGTGAAAATGCGAGGGAGGGTGATGTCGTGGGATGTCAAGTAGTTACTCGAAGGAGTATTTTCAAAAGAGGCCAATCATCAACTGAGTCAATACTTCTtccagtcaacttttttttttttttaaatctttgcaATATTAATTGTGGATGCCATTTTCTCCAATATCAGCATGATCATTTCCTTTCATACAGGGTGTAGAGTATCTGCTGTTTAAGCTTCCACACTACAGCATCATGTAGCCGGAGGACACCGGAGCCGTTCCTGTTGAATTCCATATAAGGTACTCTTTGGACTGGAGTTCCCGGGCTGAGGATCAGATTGAGAAATGACTTAGTTTTCTGAAAATATGTACCCAGCAAATATTTGGATTTAACaagaatttctttttcttttttttttttaaacttacacGTTCCAATCCGTGGTTTGGCAGAAGAATAAACCTGCACTGAATGTTGGTCCACGCAGCACCCGGACAGTGTGGTGTCAGGCACTTTGAAATACAACTGTGAATACAATGCAGTCAGATAACTTCACTTTCCTCACACATCTATTGATTTCCCACCAGGTATCAGTTATTACATTATTATTTAACCGACATTTAAATGTCGCGTTAAAACTCATATGAATTCAGCAAGTCCTATATTCAGGTCTCAAACACCCAACCTGTGTCAATGCCTCATTTAAACTGAGACAAAGATGCTGCTTGTCACGCTCACTTTACCCTtcaaattagaggtgggcgatacccggaattttggtattgattcaataccaaataaatacaggtccagtatcgccgatatcgataccgatactttttcatatttaagcttcatagatccaaaggatccaaaagacctaggatagaatttcgccaaacactgtacgtgacaacaaaatactttatcatcacaatcaacatttttgtttaaaaaaatatcactcaacacaacttaaaacaaaatctcctgaggtagagagctgacaaaccacaatacaagggtgcgctgctccgtgttgtgtgacacagttcagcgctgctcttacagacagagagtagactttgatgaatctgcgtgtgcagcagtcagtgcgtgcgggagagaaaaaaagcttgactatcaatctttttacacgaggatcgttcaatatcaataccagcgttggtatattaatgatattaggatcgatctgcccacctctacttcaAATAGAAGGGGCAATTATCTTGGTGATCCATGACGCGCAGTCTAATGCACATAACGTAAGTGCATTTGGGgcgtgtccaactccactttacCATTTATGTAGCATGTAATATGAGTGCAAAGTAAGTTACAGTTGGGCAAAGAGGTTTGATTTAGCTTCTTAATTAATCATAAGCTTCGCTTCTGCCCTCATTCAAAAGTGTGTTTTGGGCCTAACATGAATTGCACCAATCAGGTTGTCATCTGATGGCTGCACAAGGCCTTGGCCCATTGATAGTGAGATGACAGACTGGATATgtgacagaagtgagaggttttctgcaaTGGAACAGATCACATACAAAGTTCTCCAGGATGAAACAGACAAGAGGTTTCATTCCTGCAAAACGCCACTTCATCCATCATCATCtctattcatttttaaattttagttTTCAATTCAGATTAGTTTTAGTTTGATGAGTAATGATGAGCACAAACATGCACGTATGTGTAGAAGCAGAGTGTATACACATAATGGGCCAGTCCATGGAAGGTGTATACTGTGCCGTAGAaatagaaaaacaacaacaacaaaacaacaactttGTGTTCTACTCTTGAAGAGGCTTTTGCTGGTCTATAATACCATCGCAAACACTAAAAAAAATAACGTTGAACCAACTTCAAAATGTGCATCAATTGGCAATATTCAAATGAAGCAGGTTCTTCCAAATTAACTTAAAAACTAATATTTATCACAACTTCTTAACTGAATGTAGACAATCTGGATTTATTGAGTGTTAccatttgttgttgttgaaaaagcaccagcactgcacctgaccacacctcaggTAAAAACCAGTACCTCCAAAGGTGCACAGATAAGCCCAAGTCCATTTTGCTATTTAAACCACTTGGGTACTGGATGTGAAAATAAAAATTGCGTCAATTGGAAACTAGCAATGATACTTGCGCTGCACTTTGTGTAGCTTTGCGCTGGGCACTACATAGGTTAGCCTCTTCATCTGACACCCACAAACCGTGTGGATGTGTCCTAGTGTGCAGAGGGCATACTAAATCAGTGGGAGTGTCTCAGAGTCAGCAGGAGTCTAGATATGGCCTTTGTGACATGTGTCACAGACATTTCAAACAAGCTGTTTTTAGCCTAAATTTTACTTACAGCAGGGTAGTTTCTCTATGTCCAGACACAGAATTGTGGCACTCTGAAGTTACTAAACACGCAATCCTAACTACATGTAACTGAGTGTTTGATGAAGAccaattttgcacaatatgacatcTTTAAGTTCAAACAAATCCAATTACCTTCATGTAGGCTGTAAGTTCTGTGCAGATCGGGTCAGTAGGACCTCGTGTTGGCCCTGAAAAGATGATCCTGCCGTCCATGGTCACCTCCCTAGATTTGGGAAACTTTTGTCCTAAATATTAGTGAAGAAAGTAGTTTTTAAGTGTCGTTTAAGCAGCTGTAACATGTAATGCTGAAGGGTACAACACCTACCCAAGATCCAGATCAGCAAGTTCTTCTCCTTAGTTACCTCCAGTTGTCCAGAGCTCACCTTCACCTCCACACAACCAATCTGATCTCtggaaaagacaaacaaacactacCCAGTGATGGAAACAAAATCCACACGACAACAATTCCTGTTAATTAGAAATAAAAGCGTACATCCTCGTGTGTCAGTTACCTGTTAAAGAAAGGCAGGTGAGCATCACAATACTCAAAGCTGTTCTTCACACTCTCATGAAGCTTCAAGGTTGCAGAAACACGCAACTGATTTTCTTCTTCTGTCAGATGATAGGAACCGAGTATGGGTGGCACAGGGACCTGAGCAGGATTTGGAATTTCAACAGGAATCAGTTAAAACACAAATGTGCACATTTAAAAGTGATTTTAAGTCCCATGGGTCCTACCTGAGATGTATAGCTGCACAGTCTGAAAGTCTCCAGAGGAGGAGAGAAGGGTAACTTATAGGGGCCAGAAAAAGATGAGCTGTCACCATTATCCACACTGTTGGGAGAAAGGACAGTCGAATCCACAGAGGTGACGCAGGGATGGACCAGGATGTCCTGTAGCGGCGAACCATTTGGTGGCAGCGTGAGGGTGACCGTCACATTTGGGAGAACTCCCTCCACttcacactgtaaaaataaaTGAGGGGCAGACAGTGGGATGCAGAAAGGTTCCATTTTGTGGTTCACAGTTGCTGACTTTTCCTTATATCTGTGCACTTACTTTGCATGTCACTGTGCCATAGACATCCCAGAGGTCCTGTCTACTGCGGTTACCATACTGCATGGAGCGCACCATTTCTCTCAGTGCTACATTAACTGCAGCGCGACCACGGTGCAGCCCCGTCTTCCATGCTGGCTGCTTCTGATTCCCAGCAGGAGTGGGCACTGTGGATGTAGCAGATGCCCCCAATGGCGGGACGTCCAGGGGTGTGCCCAGTGGGCAAACCTGCAGGAGGACAGACGGCAGCATCGCTAGGCGGGACGCCAGGCCCTCAATATCAGGCTTACTTCTTGGGCCAAGCAGAAATGTTTGTAGTCCTGTCAGCAGTGTGAGACCTTGAGAGACTGACAGCAAGCTGGCCAGGGGTGGTTGTGGCTCAGCAATGGCATCAACCAAAGCAAGGCAAGCCAGGATGAGAGGCCCATGTGACATGACCAACACTGGCCAGAGTTTTGCTTTGCCCGAGCTGTCCACCCGCAGTTCCAGAGCCGGTGACCCATGACAGTAGACGCAATCATCTCTGAGGGCTACATAGGAATTTTCTGAGTCTGGCCAACCCAGTTCCAAGATCAGGAGCTGCAGCACTGTGCTGTCTTCTGGAACTGCCACATACGAGGAACCAGCCAGGCTCTGCGCACGGCGCTCCACAGTAGGGAACCTCCTGTAGTAAGGAAAGCCATCTTTAAAACCACTGTTTCAGGTGGAGTGTTCATTCGGTGTACAACTGGTAGCTTGATCCCTGCCTACTTACATGTGCATTTTAAAGTGTCCTTCAACAGATAAGAGCAGGTACAGTAGCTCAGAGGATAAGGAGCTGGGCTACCAATAATGTTTGGTGTCATTGGACATGACACTTATTCTGCATTGTGTCAGTCCACCCACCTGTGAAAGGGTACCAGCCTTTGTTGGGGAAGTAACCCGTGTCAAACTGGTGTCCACTCCAGGTGAGATGTAGACTAGGACTTCTTTAACAAGACTCAAAAATACGACTGTAATTACTGTTTGCAATTAAAGTTatctttttaaatgattaatccATCAATTCATctataaaacataaaaatattaaatgctCATAATTTCATAAAGCACAATACTGACATCCTGAAATGACTTATTTTATGAAACCAAAACTCCATTAACCTAAAATTAATACATTGACAGTGATATAAAACCAGCGATACAATGAAACTTAATGTGacaaagtgtccttgagcaaaacACTAAATTCCAAATTGCCCTAGGTGATCAAACCTGCAGATTTCTTAGAAACACCCGTCACTGCTATGTGAGTGTGAATGCAAGTCCCTCTGACTATCAGCCAACATCCTAAATGTTAATAAATGTATGACTAAGTCAACATGACGTACTTCCTATAATCAGTTTGGAATACATGCTTCATAAAAGCAGTCCAGTTCAATACTACCTAACCATCACCTTATATAACATGGAAAAACAGCAAATGATGATCACATTTGAAAAGATGAAACCGTGAGAACATCTGGAATTTCAGAGGTCTGCAATTAAAAATTCTATTCATCATCAattaaggcttttaatgactaaTTGTTCATTCTACAAAATGTCAAATATTATTTCAGAATGCTGATTTAATTATCTTGATAACCAGTGCAACAAGGTCAAACTAGATGTTTGTAAGTAATGTGACTGATTTTAATGGCTAATTGTTTAATCTATATATTATCTCAAAATGCCAATTTCAATTTCTTGATAATCAACGCACCTTATTTGGAAGCATTCAAATAAAATGCACAatactttttttattttcttttacccTTCGTTTTAGAGGTTAATATCTTTGATAtttagtgtgtatatatatatatattacttttaATGCTCTAAATAAGGTAATGTATTatctgcaatgacaataaatgataTTCTATTCCTTTTATAATATTCTCACCAGTCAATATTTGTCTTTTATAACTATATATGTATGTAATTTATACCcatctacatttttttaaattacacttTTCTCATTACTATTAGTTCGTCGCTATAATTAATTCTGCATTAtttttagcattttatttttatgttgattTATCCTTATTTAATTCTTTTTTATGGGCCACAATAGAAGTAAGTGTTTCCACTTTATCGTGCTATCCAATTATTTTAAATGTGCACTATATCGTTTTCGTATTTTGTACATTCATGTATTAAATAAATTCAATCACTCGTGTGTCACAATCAAACCTCGAGAAGCGTACGGACGCATGTTCTCCTTTCTCATGAGAAATTATCCACAGCGCTCTCACACTCATTTGTCCAGCGACAAGTGAAGCTAAATGACGGGCGAATCCTGTCACTTTACACTAAAACATCTTAATATTCCCGTGCTGAAGTAAGTGCAGCTCGATGATTAACTCCGTCCACGCTGTTGTTTACTTCCTGCTGCTGTCATGTGACAAAAGAACCGCTCAGCTGCTTGCGCATGCGCATTGGTAAGCAGCAAGCCCCACCCTGCGCCCCCACACAGGAAGCTGCTGTGCTAACCCGTTAGCTGTCAACAAATGGGAAAACTGCACCAAATTGGCGAATCCATGTGGACTTCGGTGGCGTTGACGACTCTGAGCTCCTTCCCCTGAATTATATTCTGCTGCGAGTTGTGACCATGGCGGTGAATCCGCAGCAGTTTGAGGTAAAACGTTTGCACCGCAGTGCTAGCTGGGTAGCTAACTGCGGCTAGCATTAGCTTGACTTTGTTCTTGTTCCTCCTCCCTGTTCTGACAGTGAAAAGTAAAAGTGGACTAATACTGCTTCTTTGTTGTCTGTACTCAAATCCTCTTTTAATGTCATGTTTATTGatgtatagatttttttaaatcaacaaaaaatgcctatttgattatggtttatttttttattatttaatatttgttttttcaGGGTATATTCAGTCCAATAGTGATGTGATTCAGTATTGctgctttcattcattcatacttttAAGATCAGTCAGATAATTGTTTAGTCTGTAATATCAGAAAATATTAAGATGCAATTTTTCAATATCCAGTACAACCTGTTCAGTTTTTGTTGTCATAAATCAGTTGATGCAATTCAGAGGTGTATTTCACAAAAGCTATAGATCTTATTAAATCAGGATTTTACAGTTAACCTGGCTGAATTTAGCAGTAGCTTGCTCTAGACCTTTTTATCAGATTAATTCTGGTGTGTTATGCGTTCTGTCAGCAGACAGCTATCAGAAATCAGTATTCTCCCATACAGTAATGAATGACATTTAATGTTGTATGTAATGTGATTAATTTTCATTAAGCCACACTAAAATGCTAGATATTCTTATTACAATTCAGTGAAATCTTGTTTGTATTTTATCACTGTGACAGTTATCACTAATAATCACTTATGTGGTAGTTATAGCTGTTATATTGTGCACGTGGAAAccacttttcttttttcatttttttaactaCTGCAGTTGTTGATGTGATTAGAAATGGGTGATAAAGATGCAAATGTTGCAATTATGTCtcacacacatgcgcgcacacacacatacatttacaTGTGCATATGTATATGTAAAACAAGTCGTAGTCAGTATTGTTGGCTCATTCCTAGTTTAAACCCTAATTGAAGTGTAGTAACAACACTTAAACtggtttatatttggttttaaaaTAGTTTAAACCAGATTATTTTGAGGTTAAACAGATGAAAGTCCATGTAagaaattttatttttggttaatctCTAACAAAATATGATAAGGTTATTCAGCCACTTTTAAACACACATAAAACGTTTTTGGACTTGCTGTGGAACTGGTTCTAACAGTTTATtttaaaatagaaaacaaacaaatcttCATATTTTAGAAGCTGGATTATGTTAAGAATTTGGAGTTAGTTTTTGATATGGCTTTAATAAATTATCATCAAAATAATTTacatttcaggttctgttgaCAGAATCTATTAATCATCTATTAGGGTTTTCAGCGTAACAATAATAAGGCACACTGAATAAGGAAAATAATTACATTTGTACACTCCATGAGGTAAGATGTGATCCTCAGTGTTTTGACAGTGGGAAGCCGAGCTTCCTTTAACATTTGTGTTTTCAGTTAAACTGTGGTACCATCAGGGGAAGTGGAAGAGCCATAAATTACATTGGTTCATGAGTACTTGTTTATTTGTTGCAAGTCATATCTTCATTGCAATACTGCACAGTGATATCACACATTCTAGATTTTTACTTATATCGTGCAGGCCTACGTCTTGCAGTGTATCACAGAGACATCACTCCACTGTGGCATCTTCATATTTCTTGCATAGTTGTGAGGAGCATTGTTTGGAATTTAATGTACTAGTCAGTTAATTGTTGAATATTTCTATAATGCACATAATTGTTTGTCTGAGGTGGTCATCCTTACACTTGTATCTCTGTTTATTTGCTCTTCCCAAGGAGCCCTTTAATGCAGATGACTACATTGAAAGGTTGGTATGGAGGACTCCTGGAGGAGGATCCAAAGGAGGGGCTGAGACATTTGACCCCAAAAGGTACTGGAGAGAAGTCATTTAATtttcaagtatatatatatatatcaccattCCCCAATGTGGGTGATTAAAAATGCTTTGTACGCCTTCAAAATCCCAAAATGCTATAATCTTAATTTTAACATGAATTTGTAATGCTATTAGGTGGATATGAAGCTACTTGCCATACATTGTTGGGACTTTGATGTCTTGCATAATAAATTCATTTACTACGTCTAGCATAGATGTTATTGTTTGGTTTGTGTATCTGATTGATTGCAGGATTATTTGAAAGGTTTTGGAACAACCATTATGAAACAGTGGAAGTGTTAATGGTTGTGAGTGGGACTTTTGGTAACAACTCAGACATAGCTTTGGGGCCAGGAGTTAATTATTATATTGCTGAATAATCTAAGAAAGGGTATTTTTGATCATTTTAGTTAATTAATCATAATGTTGCAGGATGGCTATGTGACATAtatgaatggtgctcacatatgAGGCTAATGTATCCTCTGTACTAGAGACTACCATGCAGCTGTCTTCAGCATTAAACCAAACTGTATATATTCAGAAAGAGaactgatggatggatgatgagcTACAGTGTTGAAGAAGTAGGCGCTTTGAATGCCTCTCTGGACACTCATAATGACTGTGCCCGTGTCATTTGTCACATGGGATTAAATGAACCTATTTCATGCATATCTACTAACAGCGCATCATATTTGggcatttccatagcaacgtggAGCCTTGACATGACTTGATACTCTCTCATGATTGAGTCCCCAATATAAAAAGTACGGTGGtactaaaaacagaaaacatcttTCTGAATGTGCACTGAGTTTGCAGATGTACATCACAGCTTCCAAAATTGTATTTCATTATTAATACATTGATTGTTGGTAAGTCTCTGGAGGTGTCTGTTGTGTCAAGATTAAAAATTTCCAAAACAGAACTATTAATAGTTGTAATTTTTAAGCAGTCACCAGTTCTCTTAATCTTAGATATAATAAGTAACTGAGTTAGTTCATATAGTAAAACTCATCAAAGCTAATGGAGACGAAGAGTTGGGTAAGGGGGGGGGAAACTGGATGTAAATATATTTAAGAAATGTTTTTGCTTGTTATTATGTTTACTCTTGGGTACCAAGCAATTTCATATAAGCAGAAATGTTGTATGTACTGTAGATCTGTCCTTCCTTATCTATTTCTTCCATAAAACTGTCGCCACCACGTCCTTGGGAGTTCTTAGCAAGGAGTCGGAGGCAACATATCTTAGGAGGCCACCGCACTGTGAGTCACCATCCCGGGAACGAGTGTCTATTGGGAAGGGATGGGAGATGTCTTTAAGCTGTAGCCAGTGCTGAGAGAATTAGTGGAGAGATTATAAACTCATCATTTTGGGATGTTTCCTACTCTGTGAAATGTGCTGCTGACTTAGAACATTTGCTTTGCTGTCCTGATGGCACTTAAAATGCAGCTGACGAAGCTGCTAGTTTACAGAGCTTCTTAACTCTGGGGACCCTGTAATTAAACATCCAGCACTATTTCCAAACTATTACTGTTAGGTCAGTGGGACAGATTTAACCTTCACGTCTCCCATAACGCCCTGTTTGCTGCAAATCTCTGTTGTTTTGTGAAGTTCTGGATCTCCAAACCTGTCTTCTCTGCCAGGCTGTTGGAAGAGTTTGAGAAGCACATAGAAGACCTGAAACAACTAGATGAAAGGATCCAGAGGAAGGTGGAGAAGCTTGAGCATCAGTGTCACCGCGAGGCTAAGGAATTTGCTCACAAAGTGCACGACCTTCAGAGAAGCAATCAGGTGAATCGTACGATCAAAGGTCAGTGAAGGCACACGTCCTGAGTGCATTTGGTTTACTTTAATTTCTCGCTCCTCAATTCAGGTGGCCTTCCAGCATTTCCAGGAGCTCGATGACCACATCAGCTATGTAGCAACCAAAGTTTGTCACCTTGGCGATCAACTAGAAGGCGTCAACACACCTCGTCAGAGGGCTGTGGAAGCTCAGCGTCTGATGACCTACTTCAATGAGTTCCTGGATGGAGATCTGCGCAGTGATGTTTTCCATAACCCCGAAAGGGTGAGTCTGCAGAACATGTGCCTTCCATTCACTTCACTGGGGGGGCGTGCACAACCATTGATGAGCCTCCCTGCTGCAGTATTGCTGGAGGTGAGAATGAACAGGATTATGAGGTAAAGCATCCACATTAATTTGTCACATTTATCCCTTTAGTTGGATCCCTCAGCTAATTTAGATTATTAAAGTGTCATTTGGTGTCTGACAATAGCTGGCTGATTGACTAACATGGATGTCAACATGCTCACATCAACCCTAATTGCATTTAGAGCAGGTTGTCTAGGAGCGAGAATTTTCCACCAGTGGTTGGTCGTTGGCTTTGTTGCGTAAAAAGCTTGTGGCATGATGGGACGTGTAAGGGCGGTGGTAACATGCAGGCGTGTAAATGAAACACACGCGTGACCTTTAGTTCCTACCTACACTCAGACTTTGTTGATGCTCGATGAGTGAGCACTGTAAAGGTTTGCGACAGCAGCGGGCTTGAGCTGCTTTACGGTAGTTCCTGTTCGTGGGGACCATCGTTAGCGGATGCAGAGCAACGAGTGCAGGTCTGGGGGGTCAATCCCCACAGGCGATCGCTCAAGATGGGACTCGGTTTCTGGAGAGACACGCGGAAATATCTGGCCAGATTCCTTTTTCTTGAGCATACCTCTAGACGAGGAGGAAAGAGGAAAGCTGCAAGTGAATAGCTGAAGGGGGATGGCTTTGCTAATCCTTCTGAAAGGGAGGGCTGGGCCGCCAGCGTGGAGACAAGTGCTGCTAAACCCTGACTGCAGGGAGACGGCTACATTACTTACATGGGATTTAGCTAATCTTAGCTGGGGGACTGATACTTAGAAAACCTTCGCTGAGCAGAAAGGCTGGATCCTCCTCACGGGAGCAGAGTAATGATGTTAGCTGAGGCAGGCATCTGCGGGAACAGAGGAGTTGCGGACGGCGGGCCTTTCGTAGGTCTGAAGCTTTTTTCAGCCAGTGTGTATGTCAGGAGTGGAGGGGAGGGAGGTGTTCTCGACAGGGGCCCCTTTTTGAGACAGATATCCCTGGCCGGACAGATTATTGAAGGCGATTTAGACTCCTGCGGGATTACAGTCCATTCAGAAAAGGCTTGCCAATAAAGAGTTGGATATGCCGCTAAGTCAGTACTGCTGCTGCCGGTGCTCAGGTGAGCGCAGCTTGTCTGTTATCAGCAACCTGTTCAAcatgaggaggaggagggctGCTCTAAGATGTTGATCCCCCAAGTCCCCTGCCGGCCTGTCCACTTCCTGTGTGGATGACCACCTTGCTCCCCCTACCCCATCATCTTTCTCTTACTCCCTCTTTTCTTCACTCTCTCCCCTTCAGATTAAGGAGGCTGCTGATATCATTCAAAAGCTGCATCTCATTGCCCAGGAGCTGCCGTTCGACAGGTGAGTCAGGCGTCCTAGAGGCAGCTTTAGACAAGAGCGCTGTCAAACACGAGGAGGTGGTGTATTAGTGATGCTGTATGTTCCTCTCGGGGTTAAGCTCACCACATATAAAGAGAATTCTGTAGTATAATGAGAGTTTGTGGAAATAAAACTgacatatatttaaaatgtggggGTAATATTTTGTAATTACCTTGTTAATGGTTGTTAAATCTGTTTTTCTGTGACAGATTTGCAGATGTCAAGGCAAAAATTGCAAGTGAGTGTGCAGAGTAGTTCATTCTGAAGGCAAACAAAGTAAACCACAAATTGTAATGTGTGTATTTCTTTGTATTTTATCTGCTTTTCCTCTCAAGGCAAGTACCATGATTTGGAGCGGCAGTTAATCCAAGAGTTCACCGCTGCCCAACGCAGGGGTGAAATCGGCCGTATGCGGGAAGTGGCGGCAGTTCTACTACATTTCAAGGTGACCTCTCATCTGTCATTACGTTGTCGCCCTGAGTGTCGTGTTTTCTGCAGTCCCTCTCCTGGTGCTGATGGaaaattgttttgtttaaaaGGGTTATGCGCACTGTGTGGACGTCTACATCAAGCAGTGTCAGGAGGTGAGTACATAAATGTTCTGTAAGGGCCATTGATATCTCCAGATTTAGTGTTTATCCTTTTTTCTCCTGCTCATCTTGCAAATTTTGATGCAGACATGTCTGCATTTCATTGAAAattgtgttgatgttacagggtTCCTATTATAAACATTTATACCGAATAATATAAATCACCAGGTGTCTCGAAAACGGGCAGGAAATTTCTTGTCCAAACAATAGCCTTCTGCcccaaataaagcaaaaaaaataCCCCACTGTCCCAAATAAACCAGAAATACCCCACTGCTCCAAATGAAGCCCAAAGTACCCCATTGACCCAAATAAAGCCTAAAGTAGCCCACTGCTCTACATGAAGCCAAAAATAACCCTTTGACCCAAATGAAACAAAAGTACTCTTCTGCCCCAAATGAAGTCAAAAATACCACAGTGTTGCAAAAATACCGCCACAGTGGTGTAGGTTGTGATGTAACTCAACCCCCACCCCATTCTCAAGTTTCAAACAAACCTTATTCTGTGCCTGCTGCTTTAATTGGTAAGCTTGCCACTCCTTCTCTCTGTGCCTTCTAATCAAAcagtttattaaaataaaaataaaaaatccaactCTACATTAATTGTTAAAATGCTGTGATTGCTGAAATTGTGCATAATGAAACtttttttctgttgcatcaccacttcTGCAGCTTCATGCTGGACTGGTGTCATGTACTGAGATGACCCGCGTACCAGATTTGTAAACTCGGCATTTGCGCATACGTGAAAAATAGGAGTTTGTTCTGTACAGAGTTTAACCTTTCTGTGTGCAGACCAAAATCAGGTATACAGGTGTATTTTTCTCCATAAATTGAAACCAGCCCTGTTTTTCCACACACAGAAAGGGTACAGAACACACTCCCCATTTTTTGAGCATGCACACAAAGTGAATTTACAAAGGACTTttttgggtggtggtggggggagacAGTTTGACAAAAAGCATACAGGAATGTTAAGCCGAGAtttcatctgttttcttgtatgaaagtcCTCGGTTCCACTCCACAAAGCTGTGCTtggtgatgtaacagacaaaagttctactatgcacagtttctgtgAGTTCTGTGAGTTTCTCAGAGTTgctatgggtgtcttggtggcttccctcgctagtctccttcttgcacagccactcagtttttgagaactgcctacaccAGACAGATTTACATACATGTATTGCT harbors:
- the ap5m1 gene encoding AP-5 complex subunit mu-1, whose amino-acid sequence is MSVRALWIISHEKGEHASVRFSRRFPTVERRAQSLAGSSYVAVPEDSTVLQLLILELGWPDSENSYVALRDDCVYCHGSPALELRVDSSGKAKLWPVLVMSHGPLILACLALVDAIAEPQPPLASLLSVSQGLTLLTGLQTFLLGPRSKPDIEGLASRLAMLPSVLLQVCPLGTPLDVPPLGASATSTVPTPAGNQKQPAWKTGLHRGRAAVNVALREMVRSMQYGNRSRQDLWDVYGTVTCKCEVEGVLPNVTVTLTLPPNGSPLQDILVHPCVTSVDSTVLSPNSVDNGDSSSFSGPYKLPFSPPLETFRLCSYTSQVPVPPILGSYHLTEEENQLRVSATLKLHESVKNSFEYCDAHLPFFNRDQIGCVEVKVSSGQLEVTKEKNLLIWILGQKFPKSREVTMDGRIIFSGPTRGPTDPICTELTAYMKLYFKVPDTTLSGCCVDQHSVQVYSSAKPRIGTSRELQSKEYLIWNSTGTAPVSSGYMML